Proteins found in one Aspergillus chevalieri M1 DNA, chromosome 2, nearly complete sequence genomic segment:
- a CDS encoding WW domain protein (COG:S;~EggNog:ENOG410PGSW;~InterPro:IPR018946,IPR036020,IPR043904,IPR001202;~PFAM:PF00397,PF19050;~go_function: GO:0005515 - protein binding [Evidence IEA]), translating to MSPTGSRQVPEGELFLSSQPAPVESPIVEPLRINKHDTRTPSPASKHSVTPPYPDDRPRPYQTSSSSSAAGSDRMGSPTMHIQSSTPAGSGSLNPLDYPPALRPRDGREPRPATLAERRGNAPKPLPESPGPDVPDKEGLFRKYTRVPAAAPAPNGNAYANYRQQYYPPPQPSSTPKPASAAATTSHLQIPNGNNAISRISSTASSSTTRAQRGSPPPPETPVVGPGQQPGSDIEARYAASGIAGTSTLAGLQAQNSAAQRRAEPYAHQPARRPWTPTEQPGTQPHGPPTVYQGDSIVSADNPPASPIPIQCTVPPSQSAPPRQQPSRIPPNPLEQDLERMRITSSPPPAYSTVSGPASLQGYPVEKQRPAASSAPPGHPAMTAPTNGATMPANGAAIASPMVTAQNHPAFANDPRPSTQSPQNGMQNGQQVVYQQQQQQQQQQQPPPQPLVSASPAPSVMPPASPPPLPEGWIAHLDSNSGQYYYIHLPTQSTQWEFPKGPTPLNLNDTPLSPVGSIYSSHPLASPALSTFKPMVSPGLPLTPGFESLQSPVMGGFTGPPPSCGVDLYRVAPTNGVYFGPYLRYTNMDIEHGIWLGSILLVTDTAQPPTIHLHQSLDLSPNPRQLKAVGIATHQRWTFYRYDISLQMDETGPAKWTYAITSHLGCTRYEFLVAGRYETNWRFITTSGNDFSLNVNANDRARLGGVGLMWKDIMQKHNEIGGFHAQLCLGGQIYADRMWKEIASLKQWLAISGKDARKNMPWTAAHQEDVSHAYFHYYTSHFDQPYLRESFAQIPYICQLDDHDIFDGFGSYPDHMQFSNMFKNIGRVGIEMYLLFQHHTTLDILRNTRSDMDLFTVTGTGWHFVKYLGPAVVVVGPDCRSERNPHQVMAGPTYQGIFPRVAMLPPSVQHCLWMLSVPIIYPRLETAEHIAHTVATGKRAVTGAYNVLGKVTSSVAGVVGAKDMVGSGFDSVKRAVGKSGLMGGILSPFGEFDLMDELRDQWTHESKELERTYLIRTLQTIAQSKNIRMTFLSGAVNVCGAGLVHDPTRPSDHKTMYQLISSSVVNGPPPSYILKLLHSSNKPLYVPANGHRSNSQPTDTKEDMMEIFQTDVTGQSREYRKLMGRRNYAAVVAYDPEAVSAAYGQQTNGTGPGAGKLNLAVDFMVQGEGLYPTVAKYGPVIVPSLGPEK from the exons ATGAGTCCTACTGGGAGTCGCCAGGTCCCTGAGGGAGAGTTATTCCTCTCCTCACAACCTGCGCCAGTTGAATCACCAATCGTCGAGCCTCTGCGGATTAACAAGCATGATACTAGAACCCCATCTCCTGCATCGAAGCACAGTGTCACTCCACCATACCCAGACGACCGTCCTCGCCCATATCAGACATCCAGTTCCAGTTCGGCAGCGGGGAGTGACCGGATGGGATCCCCAACAATGCATATTCAGTCGTCTACGCCAGCTGGCTCCGGATCATTGAACCCGTTGGATTATCCTCCAGCTTTGCGGCCGCGGGACGGACGTGAACCCAGACCGGCTACTTTGGCAGAGAGGCGGGGAAATGCCCCCAAACCCCTGCCAGAGTCGCCTGGTCCAGATGTACCGGATAAAGAAGGGTTGTTTCGCAAATACACGCGAGTCCCAGCTGCAGCTCCTGCACCAAATGGCAATGCATATGCGAATTACCGGCAGCAATACTACCCGCCTCCCCAGCCCTCGTCTACTCCTAAACCTGCTTCAGCAGCCGCGACAACATCGCACCTACAAATTCCGAATGGAAATAATGCGATCAGCCGGATTAGCTCGACGGCATCGAGTTCGACCACTCGCGCTCAACGGGGTTCACCTCCCCCGCCGGAAACCCCCGTGGTTGGTCCCGGCCAACAACCGGGATCTGACATCGAGGCCCGATACGCGGCTTCTGGGATCGCTGGAACGTCGACACTAGCCGGCCTTCAAGCGCAGAACTCTGCTGCACAGAGAAGGGCAGAGCCCTACGCTCATCAGCCAGCAAGGCGACCATGGACCCCGACCGAACAACCAGGGACCCAACCACATGGGCCCCCGACAGTCTACCAAGGCGACAGCATTGTGAGCGCCGATAATCCACCTGCTAGTCCCATCCCAATTCAGTGTACGGTACCGCCTTCGCAGTCGGCTCCACCCCGACAGCAGCCATCGAGGATTCCACCCAATCCATTGGAACAAGATCTTGAAAGGATGCGGATCACTTCCTCTCCCCCTCCGGCCTACTCGACTGTCTCGGGACCAGCTTCCCTTCAAGGATACCCTGTCGAAAAGCAGCGCCCAGCTGCTTCGTCCGCTCCGCCCGGACACCCGGCAATGACGGCACCGACAAATGGAGCTACCATGCCTGCTAACGGTGCTGCCATCGCATCGCCAATGGTCACAGCTCAGAACCATCCAGCTTTTGCAAACGACCCAAGACCATCCACGCAGTCTCCTCAGAATGGCATGCAGAATGGACAGCAGGTCGTctatcagcagcagcagcagcagcagcagcagcaacagccgccgccgcagccCTTGGTCAGCGCATCTCCGGCACCATCGGTTATGCCTCCGGCGTCTCCTCCGCCTCTGCCAGAAGGTTGGATAGCGCATCTGGACTCCAACTCTGGGCAATACTATTATATCCATCTGCCGACTCAGTCGACACAGTGGGAGTTCCCTAAAGGCCCAACACCGTTAAATCTCAATGATACGCCATTGTCCCCGGTAGGCAGCATATACAGTAGTCATCCTCTTGCGTCCCCGGCGTTATCTACGTTTAAGCCTATGGTATCACCGGGGCTTCCTTTAACACCGGGTTTTGAAAGCCTGCAATCCCCTGTCATGGGTGGTTTCACTGGGCCCCCTCCCAGCTGCGGTGTCGATTTGTACAGGGTAGCACCGACAAACGGCGTTTACTTTGGGCCCTACCTTCGATACACAAATATGGACATTGAGCATGGTATTTGGCTCGGTTCTATTCTTTTGGTCACCGATACTGCCCAACCACCAACAATACACCTTCACCAGAGTCTCGACCTGTCACCTAATCCGCGCCAATTGAAGGCTGTTGGCATTGCTACTCATCAGCGATGGACATTCTACAGGTATGATATCAGCTTGCAGATGGACGAGACCGGGCCTGCAAAATGGACCTATGCCATCACGTCACATTTGGGCTGTACCAGATACGAGTTCCTAGTTGCCGGCCGGTATGAAACGAATTGGCGATTTATCACGACCTCTGGAAATGACTTCTCTCTCAACGTCAATGCCAATGATCGAGCCCGTCTGGGAGGCGTTGGACTCATGTGGAAAGACATCATGCAAAAGCATAACGAAATTGGAGGTTTCCACGCCCAGTTATGTCTTGGAGGTCAGATCTACGCAGATCGAATGTGGAAAGAAATCGCGTCGCTGAAGCAGTGGCTTGCGATCAGTGGTAAAGATGCCAGGAAAAACATGCCTTGGACGGCGGCGCATCAAGAAGATGTTTCTCATGCGTACTTCCATTATTACACAAGTCACTTTGATCAGCCTTATCTGAGGGAGTCGTTTGCTCAGATTCCTTATATCTGTCAGCTTGATGATCATGATAT CTTTGATGGATTTGGCTCGTACCCTGACCATATGCAGTTCTCAAACATGTTCAAGAATATTGGCCGCGTTGGCATTGAGATGTACCTGCTCTTCCAGCACCACACGACACTCGACATCCTCCGCAACACCAGATCCGATATGGATCTGTTCACAGTCACGGGGACAGGTTGGCACTTTGTGAAATACCTGGGACCagcagtggtggtggttggcCCTGACTGTCGCTCAGAGAGAAACCCACACCAAGTCATGGCAGGTCCAACATATCAGGGTATCTTCCCCAGGGTAGCGATGCTACCACCATCTGTGCAACACTGTTTATGGATGCTCTCTGTACCAATCATCTACCCACGATTAGAAACTGCCGAGCATATCGCGCATACTGTTGCCACAGGGAAACGAGCCGTCACCGGTGCATATAATGTCCTCGGTAAGGTAACCAGTTCTGTTGCCGGCGTGGTGGGCGCCAAAGACATGGTAGGCTCCGGGTTCGATTCTGTCAAGCGTGCCGTGGGTAAGTCAGGACTCATGGGCGGGATACTGAGCCCATTCGGGGAGTTCGATCTCATGGACGAACTCCGCGATCAATGGACACATGAATCCAAGGAGCTCGAACGGACTTATCTCATCCGCACTCTCCAAACAATCGCCCAATCCAAAAACATCCGCATGACCTTCCTTTCCGGCGCCGTCAACGTCTGCGGCGCAGGCCTCGTCCATGACCCAACCCGCCCCTCAGATCACAAAACAATGTACCAGCTCATCTCCTCGTCAGTCGTTAACGGCCCACCACCTTCATATATCCTCAAACTTCTCCACAGCAGTAACAAACCGCTCTATGTCCCCGCCAACGGCCACCGGTCCAACTCACAACCGACTGATACCAAAGAGGATATGATGGAGATCTTCCAGACGGATGTAACAGGCCAATCGCGGGAGTATCGAAAGCTGATGGGAAGGAGGAATTATGCTGCTGTCGTTGCTTATGATCCTGAGGCTGTTAGTGCGGCGTATGGGCAGCAAACAA
- the ECM29 gene encoding ECM29 family proteasome component (COG:S;~EggNog:ENOG410PH87;~InterPro:IPR016024,IPR011989,IPR024372;~PFAM:PF13001;~go_function: GO:0060090 - molecular adaptor activity [Evidence IEA];~go_process: GO:0043248 - proteasome assembly [Evidence IEA]), with the protein MASDPASASFEARELSLISKVELRIALAETDTKLQSLLQTYLAPLLLKLGSESLAVRNKVITVCTHINTRVQTPSIQLPVTALLKQFKEQKSQLIRHFDLIFLQQGLDRLGADARIEILLPLLQGISEIGTSVNQGATVFNLVLRLLPLLKVPPKGSEEDVQLKNRLGLSDQDTKFLSFWLEKLLLLSPADENSTTCPGLSPKEYTFLNKDAPIKETWNPSASGGLNLTETKANALKFLASGAFTDSERFLPALVATADANSRLADLGEEILKRFIPSLEDPDVVQQLYNLYFGTEEADGTPSVRPSLQIKLLVYLGKSIKATKHTEKVIRLIEEGLLSDAARSSRGLQASKLRTQIFTFTTWVVRMGSPSKLKGMAPKVVQGLRDFIQSQGWPSPGASGQRLPATDISLRGLAYESIGIMVPKVDFQAQNDDEEFSGFGLIKWLFTSLSCDDSSPEIFVSIEQALGSILNSSLDSWDKKYQEQLRPFLVDQMRNEPGEDDLLTGFSIVRGPQYAAVRFANRFLPYHDVVARWIDIIAIARGSERRHEVVEEGKKGLHPYWYRLFNPGNKSKGPDGSSQEQSYGPWYDFPSFSSATRFLFRPLDHPGNTNIGTLPASDILPGGYRKAFAPTITFLRNILLWESFSKFGIVTDIEQDWDTKLDVLLTSDERAREALRQYIASSDKESVLLFLQNALNGLLNEDREGLGLCGEHFVEICSAASNDIVGAIVPRVLSLKAPIFSNDQDKQNTAARAIGILASHPAFTEDDLTGFVTELSSAFTTWKSAIGELVLVVRGSILALSYLLSRLAFRGKLDKIPQAQVKSFIQTIFEIIESANDTLLRRAAQIAIGQLSLSGILSPTLLSGDGWKKMKESLTRDAKAETEVPILAMGRLSLAFSNEYIVDPQFSWLLDALYGLHEIRSPEIHFSVGEALSDAAIGWKSKALIREFDVDEQYPQSLIPNTVLADMCDKIIADCGASKPALRKASAIWLLCLVKNCGHMQEMQDRLRECQASFSSLLGDRDEIVQESGAQGLGLVYEMGDQELKDDLVRDLVNSFTANNSNLKGGKVHENTQLFEPGALPTGQGQSVNTYKDIMNLASEAGDPTLVYRFMSLASNNAIWTNRAAFSKLGISNIFTDSSVNGYLAKNPKIYPKLFRYRFDPNPNVQRSMNTIWHTLVKEPSTVINTHFDGIMDDLLKSMMTGREWRVRQASCTAISDMIQGRQPEQYSKYMDDIFAKAFKLLDDIKESVRASALKLCQTITNAVIRTLETSDADTKRANAMLGKAIPFLLSDKGMESGVQEVQGFAIGSLIQIIKKSPAKSLRPFVPPILEQFLNSLSSLEPQAVNYVHLNADKYGLTSEEIDKMRLSSIRTSPMMEVIERYLIDTLDETSVKDFAAKLEGVLRAAVGLPTKVGCSRVLVLLSMKTILFRPYADRFIQLLSKYVVDRNDTVSASYCSSIGYLMRLASDDRVLKTIEYAKTLYLTAEDATQRVISGEILHSTSKLSNDRFMAFAASALPFVFVFKHDTDEHVREVFEKTWQDNVGGTRTVSLYVNEITTLVSDNLESPRWAIKHTAALGIASAITSLDPELDLVTSDRLWPVLEKALAGKTWEGKEAVLKAFVKFAGQAKKLWQEKKQFSDSMKAIAIREAKRNNAAYRPHGLSALGGVAQARSDLNLMPDALAIASKVLEDVLDDDEDRMDIDSGRGQKSSIENTLAACIKCVLRCVNSAAYASGAIQTYLTDLIPVVDKALRNGGRTVQVPLYEELSQLLTRLEEWTSPTDGRGVDVHSIQGPLSMLAGELLTREIDVSVETIRTERAQAAIAYIVLSQQRGFEINEALCQSIQSWRARERSGPVQQILDQALAKLIR; encoded by the exons ATGGCTTCAGACCCCGCGTCGGCGAGTTTCGAGGCTCGTGAGCTCAGCTTGATATCCAAGGTCGAGCTCAGAATCGCCCTGGCAGAGACAGATACAAAGCTCCAATCTCTTCTTCAAACATATTTGGCTCCATTGCTCCTCAAACTCGGTTCAGAGAGCCTGGCAGTCCGCAACAAAGTGATTACGGTGTGCACGCATATCAACACCCGAGTTCAGACTCCGTCCATTCAACTGCCCGTGACAGCGCTGTTGAAACAGTTCAAAGAGCAGAAATCTCAGCTTATCAGACACTTTGACTTAATTTTCCTGCAGCAAGGACTCGATCGCTTGGGCGCCGATGCGCGGATTGAGATCTTGCTTCCGTTGCTCCAAGGGATCTCCGAAATTGGGACGTCAGTTAACCAAGGTGCTACCGTGTTCAATCTTGTTCTACGACTCTTGCCTCTTTTGAAGGTCCCCCCGAAGGGTAGTGAGGAAGATGTGCAGCTGAAAAATCGGCTGGGCCTGTCTGACCAGGACACCAAGTTTTTGTCTTTCTGGTTGGAAaagcttcttttgctttctccGGCAGATGAGAACTCCACAACATGCCCTGGTCTTTCCCCTAAGGAATACACCTTCCTGAACAAGGACGCTCCTATCAAAGAAACGTGGAATCCGTCTGCAAGCGGCGGTCTGAACCTCACGGAGACCAAAGCCAATGCCTTGAAGTTTCTTGCCAGCGGAGCTTTTACGGATTCAGAGCGGTTTTTGCCTGCGCTGGTCGCAACTGCAGATGCAAACTCACGCCTAGCAGACCTTGGCGAGGAGATCCTGAAGCGATTCATTCCGAGCCTCGAGGACCCCGATGTTGTGCAGCAACTGTACAATCTGTATTTTGGGACTGAAGAGGCCGATGGAACGCCTTCTGTGCGGCCTTCCCTGCAGATCAAGCTGCTAGTATATCTCGGAAAGTCGATCAAAGCTACGAAGCATACCGAAAAAGTAATTCGCTTAATAGAAGAGGGCCTTCTATCCGATGCTGCAAGGTCGTCACGGGGACTACAAGCGTCCAAGTTGAGAACTCAGATATTCACATTTACGACATGGGTTGTCCGCATGGGATCGCCGTCCAAACTGAAAGGGATGGCACCGAAAGTTGTTCAAGGCTTGAGAGATTTCATCCAATCGCAAGGCTGGCCTAGTCCCGGGGCTAGTGGGCAGAGATTACCCGCAACGGATATAAGCCTTCGGGGCCTTGCCTACGAAAGTATTGGTATCATGGTTCCCAAGGTTGACTTCCAAGCGCAAAATGACGACGAGGAGTTTTCTGGTTTTGGTCTGATCAAGTGGTTGTTCACCTCACTAAGCTGCGATGATTCGAGCCCTGAAATTTTTGTTAGCATCGAGCAGGCTTTGGGTAGCATTCTTAACTCGTCGCTAGACAGTTGGGACAAGAAATATCAAGAGCAACTACGACCCTTCCTGGTTGATCAGATGAGAAACGAACCAGGAGAGGATGACCTCCTAACCGGATTCAGTATCGTTCGCGGACCACAATATGCTGCAGTACGTTTTGCCAACCGCTTTCTGCCCTATCACGACGTCGTGGCTCGCTGGATCGATATTATTGCCATTGCACGGGGTTCGGAAAGACGACACGAGGTTGTGGAAGAAGGCAAAAAGGGCCTCCATCCTTACTGGTATCGCCTCTTCAATCCCGGAAACAAAAGCAAAGGCCCCGATGGCTCGTCCCAAGAGCAATCGTACGGCCCATGGTACGACTTCCCCAGTTTCTCGTCTGCAACACGCTTTTTGTTCCGCCCCTTGGATCATCCTGGGAATACAAATATAGGAACTCTGCCTGCGTCGGATATCCTGCCGGGGGGCTACAGAAAAGCATTTGCGCCTACTATCACGTTCCTTCGCAACATCCTTCTCTGGGAGTCATTCTCGAAGTTTGGAATCGTAACCGATATAGAGCAAGATTGGGACACTAAACTGGACGTACTACTTACGTCTGACGAACGAGCTCGTGAAGCATTGAGACAGTATATCGCAAGTTCTGATAAAGAATCAGTGCTCCTGTTCCTTCAAAATGCTTTGAACGGGCTTCTTAACGAGGATCGGGAAGGGCTAGGGTTATGTGGTGAGCATTTTGTGGAAATTTGCTCTGCGGCATCAAATGATATAGTCGGTGCCATCGTTCCACGGGTTTTGTCCTTAAAAGCGCCTATATTTAGCAACGACCAAGACAAACAGAACACAGCCGCACGTGCTATTGGTATTCTTGCATCTCACCCAGCGTTTACTGAAGACGATTTGACTGGATTCGTTACGGAGCTGTCGAGCGCTTTCACGACATGGAAGTCAGCGATTGGGGAGCTCGTACTTGTCGTCCGGGGATCAATTCTGGCACTGTCATATCTGCTTAGCAGACTCGCGTTCCGTGGTAAGCTCGACAAGATTCCACAGGCACAAGTCAAGTCATTTATCCAAACCATATTCGAGATTATCGAGTCCGCGAACGATACTCTTCTGCGACGGGCTGCTCAGATAGCCATCGGGCAACTCAGTCTTTCCGGAATCCTGTCACCGACTTTGCTTTCTGGTGATGgctggaagaagatgaaagaAAGTCTGACACGGGACGCAAAAGCCGAGACCGAGGTCCCCATACTGGCAATGGGTCGTCTATCGTTGGCCTTTTCTAACGAATACATCGTTGATCCGCAGTTTAGTTGGCTATTGGATGCTCTCTATGGCTTGCATGAGATTCGCAGTCCGGAGATTCACTTTTCTGTTGGTGAAGCATTGAGTGATGCTGCCATTGGATGGAAATCCAAAGCACTGATCCGAGAATTTGATGTCGATGAACAGTACCCCCAATCATTGATCCCTAATACCGTGCTTGCAGACATGTGCGATAAGATCATTGCCGACTGTGGTGCTTCAAAGCCAGCCCTCCGTAAAGCGTCTGCCATATGGCTGTTGTGTCTGGTTAAAAACTGCGGTCATATGCAAGAGATGCAGGACCGATTGCGCGAATGCCAAGCTAGCTTCTCAAGCCTTCTCGGAGACCGTGACGAAATAGTGCAGGAATCGGGTGCTCAAGGGCTGGGGTTGGTTTACGAAATGGGCGACCAGGAACTCAAGGATGATCTGGTGCGAGACTTGGTCAATTCCTTCACGGCCAACAATTCCAATCTTAAAGGGGGCAAAGTTCACGAAAATACGCAGCTTTTCGAGCCTGGGGCTCTACCCACTGGACAAGGACAATCAGTCAATACATACAAGGATATCATGAATCTCGCATCCGAGGCAGGCGATCCGACGCTTGTATACCGATTCATGTCTTTGGCTTCGAACAACGCGATCTGGACCAATAGGGCAGCTTTCAGCAAGCTGGGTATTAGCAACATTTTCACGGATTCGAGCGTCAATGGCTACCTGGCAAAGAACCCCAAGATCTATCCGAAGCTGTTCCGTTACCGATTTGATCCCAACCCCAACGTGCAGCGGTCAATGAACACGATTTGGCATACGCTCGTCAAGGAGCCTTCAACTGTTATCAACACTCATTTCGATGGGATTATGGATGATCTTTTGAAGAGTATGATGACTGGTCGGGAATGGCGTGTTCGGCAAGCAAGCTGTACTGCTATTTCAGATATGATCCAAGGGCGTCAACCGGAACAATACTCGAAGTATATGGATGACATTTTCGCCAAGGCGTTCAAGCTTTTGGATGATATCAAGGAGTCGGTTCGAGCATCTGCTCTCAAACTTTGTCAGACCATCACCAATGCAGTTATCCGCACCTTGGAGACGAGCGACGCTGACACAAAACGCGCGAATGCAATGCTGGGAAAGGCGATCCCGTTCTTGCTTAGCGACAAGGGAATGGAGTCCGGtgttcaagaagtccaaggGTTTGCCATTGGGTCCCTTATACAGATAATCAAGAAAAGCCCTGCAAAGTCGCTGCGGCCCTTTGTTCCTCCCATTCTAGAACAATTTTTGAATTCGCTCAGTTCTCTCGAGCCACAAGCGGTCAATTACGTTCATCTGAATGCGGATAAATACGGACTGACGAGCGAGGAAATTGACAAGATGCGACTATCCAGTATCCGTACGTCTCCTATGATGGAAGTGATTGAGCGATACCTGATAGATACGCTCGACGAGACCTCGGTGAAGGATTTTGCAGCCAAACTTGAAGGAGTACTTCGCGCAGCCGTTGGACTTCCAACCAAGGTGGGCTGTAGCCGAGTACTGGTCCTGTTGAGTATGAAGACTATACTCTTCCGTCCTTACGCGGATCGATTCATTCAGCTGTTGTCGAAGTACGTTGTTGATCGAAATGATACTGTCAGCGCGTCGTACTGCTCGTCGATAGGTTACCTCATGCGGCTGGCATCAGACGACCGGGTCCTGAAGACAATTGAGTATGCTAAGACCCTCTACTTGACGGCTGAGGATGCGACTCAACGAGTGATCTCGGGAGAGATCCTGCATTCTACATCGAAACTCTCCAATGATCGTTTCATGGCATTCGCTGCCTCCGCTTTACCTTTCGTCTTTGTTTTCAAGCATGATACGGATGAGCATGTTCGCGAGGTTTTCGAAAAGACGTGGCAGGACAACGTCGGAGGTACCCGAACTGTATCTCTCTATGTCAACGAAATCACCACGCTCGTCTCGGACAACTTGGAGTCGCCGCGATGGGCCATCAAACACACGGCAGCCCTTGGTATTGCTAGCGCCATCACTTCTCTTGACCCCGAGCTTGATTTGGTCACAAGCGATCGTCTATGGCCGGTCCTGGAAAAGGCGCTGGCGGGGAAGACCTGGGAGGGCAAAGAGGCCGTGCTCAAAGCATTTGTCAAGTTCGCGGGTCAGGCAAAGAAATTGTGGCAGGAGAAGAAACAATTCAGTGATTCGATGAAGGCGATCGCTATCCGAGAAGCAAAGCGAAACAACGCTGCATATCGCCCGCATGGCTTGAGTGCATTAGGTGGAGTTGCACAGGCACGCAGTGATCTTAATTTGATGCCTGACGCTCTCGCGATCGCGTCAAAGGTGCTGGAAGATGTCCttgatgacgacgaggaccGGATGGATATTGACTCCGGTCGTGGTCAGAAGTCGAG CATTGAAAATACATTGGCAGCCTGTATCAAATGCGTTCTCCGGTGCGTCAACTCTGCAGCATATGCGTCTGGAG CCATTCAGACATATTTGACCGATTTGATTCCCGTTGTTGACAAGGCGCTGAGAAACGGCGGTAGAACTGTTCAAGTACCATTATACGAGGAGTTGAGTCAGCTACTGACCAGACTGGAGGAATGGACATCTCCAACCGACGGTCGAGGTGTTGATGTCCATAGCATACAAGGACCCTTGTCGATGCTCGCAGGAGAATTACTAACTCGCGAGATTGATGTGTCTGTGGAGACCATCCGGACAGAACGCGCGCAGGCGGCCATCGCATACATTGTCCTCAGCCAGCAGAGAGGGTTTGAGATCAATGAAGCGTTATGCCAGTCAATTCAGAGTTGGAGAGCAAGGGAGCGATCGGGACCGGTGCAACAGATCCTGGATCAGGCGCTGGCAAAATTGATAAGGTGA